The genomic stretch GAATCATGCGCTGGCCTTCCGTTGCTTTTAATAGGCTCCTGAGGCTCGGATCAGCAAAGGTATAATCTGATTTAACAGTTTCCAGCAAGGCATCAATCACGGTATTACCCGTCACTAACACTTTCAACTCGTCGATCCCTTCATGCAATAAATTATTCTTTGCTGTTGTTGTGGGCGCAAAATGCAAATCGGCCAGAGCTCCGGCTAATTTACGATTCATCTCCTCAGGAAATGGGGAGTATTTTTGGCCTGTGCGTAGGCCTGCCTCTACATGACCGATGGGAATGTGTGCATAATAAGCAGCCAAAGCTGCCACAAAAGTAGTTGTGGTATCTCCATGCACCAAGACGATATCCGGCTTAGCTTTCTCTAGGACTTCTTTCAGCCCATCAAGAGCACGGGTCGTTATATCTGTTAAGGTCTGACCCGCTTGCATAAGATTGAGATCATAGTCTGGATGAATTTTAAATAACTCCAACACCTGATCCAACATTTCTCTATGTTGGGCAGTCACTGCGACCTCACAGCAGACGGCTGACTTCTTTAAGGCTTGAACGACGGGAGCCATTTTAATAGCTTCGGGCCGCGTGCCAAAGACCACCATCACCTTTTTACCTTCCACCTGAATACGCTCCTTTAAAACCGGACTAACCCGCCCTATGCCCCAGCCTATAAAAACGGCGGGTGTCTATGGCGGTTAAGCCCAGTATGTACTCGACTAACATTCACTGGAGGTGAATCCCCCTCTGAAACGAAGTCTCGTTCAATGCATGAAGACTCGGTTAATTCCTAGCCTTCTGCTTCCTGAAGATTGAGCTGAACAAGCTCCAAATCGGCTTCCGTTGCCAGCTCTAAAGCTAAACTATCCGGATAAGGGTAAAGATAAAATACCCGCTTAATTCCTGCATTGATGAGAAGCTTGGTGCAGAGAACGCAGGGCTGAACTGTGGTGTAAATATCTGCGCCATTAATGACAACCCCATGTTTGGCAGCTTGCACCAAGGCATTCTGCTCCGCATGAACAGCCCGGCATATCTCGGCTCTCTCACCTGAGGGTATGCCAAGTTGCTGCCTAAGACAGCCTTTCTCGGCACAATGGCTCAGTCCCGAGGGACTGCCGTTGTAACCCGTGCTCAGAATCTGCTTATCCTTCACTATCACAGCCCCTACTTGGCGCCGCAAGCAAGTAGATCGCCCCGCTACGACCTGTGCCATCTGCATGAAATATTCATCCCAACCGGGTCGTTCGAGCCTTTTCATTTAGTCCCAAACAACCGATCTCCGGCATCTCCGAGTCCCGGAATAATATAACCATGATCATTCAAATGGTCATCCACTGCCGCCACAAAAATATCCACATCATTGTGATAGGATTGAACCTCACGAATGCCTTCCGGAGCAGCAATCAAGCACATCAGCTTAATATTCTTAGCCCCACGCTCCTTCAAGAAGGTGATGGCCGCCGTAGCTGATCCTCCCGTTGCCAGCATGGGATCAATCACAATAAGATCACGCTCTTCGACATCGGTGGGGAGCTTGCAATAATACTCTACCGGCTTAAGGGTCTCCGGATCCCGATAAAGTCCTACATGCCCCACTTTAGCAGTAGGGATAAGCTTCAACATGCCATCAACCATGCCCAGGCCAGCCCGCAAAATCGGAATTAAGCCAACTTTTTTACCGGCGATCGATTTGGCTTTCATGGTAGCCACCGGAGTTTTTACTTCGACGTCTTGAAGGGGAAAATCCCGGGTCACTTCATAGGCCATGAGCATCGCTACTTCTTCTACAAGCTCACGAAAGTCTTTGGAACCTGTATTTTCATCACGGATGAGTGATAATTTATGCTGTATTAAGGGATGGTCCAGAACATGAACTATTGCCATGGTTGTCAACTCCTAATCTAGATTTGTGTAGAGTGGAAATTCTGCGCAAAGTCCAGCAACAATTTCTCTGGCCTTGGCGGCTCCTTTTTCATTACGCTCAGATAATGCACTATCGATAGCTTCAGCGATTTTCTTCATAGCTTCAGCATCCATCCCACGGCTCGTTACGGCAGGAGTACCGATACGGATACCGCTGGTCACGGTGGGGCTGGCTGTATCATAAGGAATGGTGTTTTTATTCACGGTTATGCCAACCTCATCCAAAATAGCCTCTGCTTCTTTTCCGGTCAATCCTTTGGGCCTCACATCCACTAACATGAGGTGGTTATCCGTACCGCCGGAAACTAAGCGAAAGCCTTTGTCAGCTAGTGCGGACGCTAATACTTTAGCATTTTCCACAATCCGCTTCTGGTATTCTATGAATTCGGGTTTTAAAGCTTCCCCAAAGGCCACCGCCTTGGCCGCAATGACATGCATCAGAGGGCCGCCTTGTATTCCTGGGAAGATAGCTTTATCGATGGCCTTAGCAAATTCCTCTTTACAGAGAATGAGGCCGCCCCGAGGTCCCCGGAGGGTTTTATGAGTGGTAGTAGTAACGAAATGAGCATAAGGAACGGGGTTCTGATGAAGTCCTGCCGCTACCAGTCCAGCAATATGAGCCATATCCACCATCAGGAGGGCGCCTGCTTCGTCAGCAATTTTCCGTAATTGGGCAAAATCAATTTGGCGAGGATAAGCACTAGCTCCAGCTACGATAAGTTTGGGCTTGTTTTCAAGTGCCAGCTTACGCACCTCATCATAATCAATGAGCTCTGTTTCCGGATTCACGCCATAAGCCACAAAATTATAGTACATCCCTGAAAGATTGACCGGGCTGCCATGGGTTAAATGACCACCATGGGATAAATTCATGCCGAGGACGGTGTCCCCGGGTTTTAATATGGCAAAATAAACTGCAGTATTCGCTTGGGCACCGGAATGAGGCTGAACATTCGCATGCTCAGCACCAAAAAGCTTCTTCACGCGCTCCCGAGCTAAATCTTCAACGATATCCACATATTCACAACCGCCATAATAGCGCTTACCAGGATATCCTTCAGCATATTTATTGGTTAAAACTGAACCTTGAGCCGCCATAACAGCACGGCTAACAAAGTTCTCCGAGGCAATCAACTCGATTTTATTGCGTTGTCTCCCTTCTTCTTGGGCGATAGCCTCTGCCACTTCTGGATCTTGAGGGAGAATCCATTCCTTAATATAATCCATACTTATCCACTCCTACCTCCAATTATTAATCCAAATTTATGTCCATCTATACCATCGAATACATAGCCCTAGGGCCGCCGATAAGCCGCGGTCTTGTTTTGGCCATAGTTAAATGTGCGTGACCAATTTCCTTAATCGAGGGCCGGATCGGTACCACCACTGGGCGTAGATGCATGCCGATAAACGTATCTCCCACATCGATCCCTGCGTGTCCGCGGATGGTCTCCACCATCATCGGGGATTGGAAGCTCTGCCAAGCGTTAACGGCCATCGATCCTCCGGCCTGTAAGGAGGGTACTACCGTGACCGGATCCAAACCATACTGTTCGATACATGCCTCCTCAACCAATAAAGCACGATTAAGGTGTTCGCAAGCTTGGATGGCCAAATAAATTTCCCTTTGCTTCACTCTTGCCAATAAGGGAGGAAGAAGGGCCTCGGCTACTTCGGTACTGCTTGCCTTCCCAATGTGATGTCCCATGACCTCACTCGTACTACAGCCTAACACAAGGATGTGCCGGGATTTTAAATCTGCCTGAGCAAAAAATTCCTCCAGCGCTTGATCCCAATCTTTGATGATATCCTCAAAATTCATTATTTTTTCCTCCAGCAAAGGATTTAAATACGTTCACCCTGTTCGATGGCTGTGATCAAATCCACCCGCCGAGCATGTCGTCCTCCTGCAAAAGGAGTCTTGATAAAAATATCAACAATATCTAAGGCTAGTCCCACACCGGTGACCCGGCCACCAAGCCCTAGAACGTTCGCATTATTATGCTCCCTTGCCATCCGAGCCGAATAGGTTTCCGTGCAGGCAGCAGCGCGGATTCCTGGTACCTTATTGGCAGCAATGGATATCCCTAAGCCTGTCCCACAGACTACGATACCTAAATCCGCTTTACCGTTATTTATGGCATCCCCGACTAAAAATCCGTACTTTGGATAATCAACTGAGTCCTTTGAGTTCGTGCCGCAATCATAAACTTCAATACCTTGGCTCTCCAAATGGGCTTGAATTTCGTTCTTAAGCTCGAACCCTCCATGATCTGCTCCTAATGCGATTCTCAAGGTCACCCACCTCCATGTTCTATTGAATTTTTCTACATTAATGATGCAATCCCTGCCTCATCTTACGAAAAAAGAGTTTTCATATTATTTAGGAAAAGGCATTTAGAGAAAATGCTTGGCTCTACGCCAAGCTATCAATCATCACCTCAACAAATGATTATTGCTCATTAGTTTATCCA from Desulfitobacterium dichloroeliminans LMG P-21439 encodes the following:
- the rpiB gene encoding ribose 5-phosphate isomerase B, encoding MRIALGADHGGFELKNEIQAHLESQGIEVYDCGTNSKDSVDYPKYGFLVGDAINNGKADLGIVVCGTGLGISIAANKVPGIRAAACTETYSARMAREHNNANVLGLGGRVTGVGLALDIVDIFIKTPFAGGRHARRVDLITAIEQGERI
- the upp gene encoding uracil phosphoribosyltransferase, whose product is MAIVHVLDHPLIQHKLSLIRDENTGSKDFRELVEEVAMLMAYEVTRDFPLQDVEVKTPVATMKAKSIAGKKVGLIPILRAGLGMVDGMLKLIPTAKVGHVGLYRDPETLKPVEYYCKLPTDVEERDLIVIDPMLATGGSATAAITFLKERGAKNIKLMCLIAAPEGIREVQSYHNDVDIFVAAVDDHLNDHGYIIPGLGDAGDRLFGTK
- the wecB gene encoding non-hydrolyzing UDP-N-acetylglucosamine 2-epimerase translates to MVVFGTRPEAIKMAPVVQALKKSAVCCEVAVTAQHREMLDQVLELFKIHPDYDLNLMQAGQTLTDITTRALDGLKEVLEKAKPDIVLVHGDTTTTFVAALAAYYAHIPIGHVEAGLRTGQKYSPFPEEMNRKLAGALADLHFAPTTTAKNNLLHEGIDELKVLVTGNTVIDALLETVKSDYTFADPSLRSLLKATEGQRMILVTTHRRENLGEPMRQIYRALADVLDHYPDTYVVFPVHKNPSVRQVVEEVLGQNSRVHLIEPMDYEPFVNLMAQSNIILTDSGGIQEEAPSLGVPVLVVRDTTERPEAVEAGTVALVGTSYEKVFEKLNRLLSDKEVYQDMAHATNPYGDGQASERIVAAMVKFLS
- a CDS encoding TIGR01440 family protein, with protein sequence MNFEDIIKDWDQALEEFFAQADLKSRHILVLGCSTSEVMGHHIGKASSTEVAEALLPPLLARVKQREIYLAIQACEHLNRALLVEEACIEQYGLDPVTVVPSLQAGGSMAVNAWQSFQSPMMVETIRGHAGIDVGDTFIGMHLRPVVVPIRPSIKEIGHAHLTMAKTRPRLIGGPRAMYSMV
- a CDS encoding deoxycytidylate deaminase; the protein is MKRLERPGWDEYFMQMAQVVAGRSTCLRRQVGAVIVKDKQILSTGYNGSPSGLSHCAEKGCLRQQLGIPSGERAEICRAVHAEQNALVQAAKHGVVINGADIYTTVQPCVLCTKLLINAGIKRVFYLYPYPDSLALELATEADLELVQLNLQEAEG
- the glyA gene encoding serine hydroxymethyltransferase; this translates as MDYIKEWILPQDPEVAEAIAQEEGRQRNKIELIASENFVSRAVMAAQGSVLTNKYAEGYPGKRYYGGCEYVDIVEDLARERVKKLFGAEHANVQPHSGAQANTAVYFAILKPGDTVLGMNLSHGGHLTHGSPVNLSGMYYNFVAYGVNPETELIDYDEVRKLALENKPKLIVAGASAYPRQIDFAQLRKIADEAGALLMVDMAHIAGLVAAGLHQNPVPYAHFVTTTTHKTLRGPRGGLILCKEEFAKAIDKAIFPGIQGGPLMHVIAAKAVAFGEALKPEFIEYQKRIVENAKVLASALADKGFRLVSGGTDNHLMLVDVRPKGLTGKEAEAILDEVGITVNKNTIPYDTASPTVTSGIRIGTPAVTSRGMDAEAMKKIAEAIDSALSERNEKGAAKAREIVAGLCAEFPLYTNLD